The following are encoded in a window of Drosophila simulans strain w501 chromosome 3L, Prin_Dsim_3.1, whole genome shotgun sequence genomic DNA:
- the LOC6737105 gene encoding uncharacterized protein LOC6737105: MHERQVKKLKGSHYVATHGRLTPDPPYVHSNRGYSTDGDETHSHRAPSERTYSEYTLTHERISPQYNGSRKKRSSSSNGHHQHLQSSYSHSQMGLSSSPDNGGPRSLSGPPPTRQPPRAPSALSYDQAGDAGSDIYVTSAAYKAPSEISRYSQRPVSRGAPRSVYSVASTAKTGRSARSTTRRGAKVETMSAPNPFCPNVKGVCCLMLLLNLGLILVTLGFVIVVQFYEPLYVWILGIVFLVFGFLTLIGCMIYCVYVFRDAKTPSQVRNEDLYWTRHWQKNIGYTPQEINYKADKYDAYSDRYSVSKLSGKYSDRESQRY; encoded by the exons ATGCACGAGAGACAAGTGAAGAA GTTGAAGGGCAGCCATTATGTGGCCACGCACGGTCGCCTTACTCCGGATCCGCCCTACGTCCACTCGAACCGTGGCTACTCCACCGACGGCGATGAGACCCACTCCCACCGGGCGCCCTCGGAGCGCACCTACTCGGAGTACACGCTGACCCACGAGCGCATCTCGCCGCAGTACAATGGTTCGCGCAAGAAGCGCTCCTCATCCTCGAATGGACACCACCAGCACCTGCAGAGCAGCTACAGCCACAGTCAGATGGGCCTCTCCAGTTCGCCGGACAACGGAGGACCTCGCTCCCTCAGCGGACCGCCGCCCACGCGCCAGCCACCGCGTGCTCCGTCCGCCCTGAGCTACGACCAGGCTGGTGACGCCGGCAGCGACATCTATGTGACCAGTGCCGCCTACAAGGCGCCCTCCGAGATCAG TCGCTACAGTCAGCGTCCAGTGTCGCGAGGAGCTCCACGGAGTGTTTACTCGGTGGCCAGTACGGCCAAGACCGGACGCAGTGCGCGCTCGACGACTCGGCGAGGCGCCAAGGTGGAGACGATGTCCGCCCCAAATCCATTTTGCCCCAATGTCAAGGGCGTGTGCTGCCTGATGCTGTTGCTCAACTTGGGCCTGATCCTGGTGACGCTGGGATTCGTCATTGTGGTGCAGTTCTATGAGCCACTGTACGTGTGGATACTGGGAATTGTGTTCCTGGTCTTCGGCTTCCTCACGCTGATCGGCTGCATGATCTACTGTGTGTACGTGTTCCGGGATGCGAAGACGCCGTCGCAGGTGCGCAACGAGGATCTCTACTGGACGCGGCACTGGCAGAAGAATATCGGATACACGCCGCAGGAGATCAACTACAAGGCGGACAAGTATGATGCCTACTCGGATCGCTATTCGGTTAGCAAGCTGAGTGGCAAATACTCGGATCGCGAGAGCCAGCGATACTGA
- the LOC6737104 gene encoding mediator of RNA polymerase II transcription subunit 4 encodes MSFHLSTKERLLLLIDDIEMIAKELIEQAHQKISSTELVDLLDLLVAKDEEFRKMLELAEEQAKVEEAMDQLRAKVEVHDREIQKLQKSLKDAELILSTAIFQARQKLASINQANKRPVSSEELIKYAHRISSANAVSAPLTWCIGDLRRPYPTDIEMRNGLLGKSEQNINGGPVTHQNSGMPSEQQRTLSGSAGSGSGSGAGGEVPNAFQNQFNWNLGELHMTMGASGNTVALETRAQDDVEVMSTDSSSSSSSDSQ; translated from the exons ATGTCGTTTCACTTGAGCACAAAAGAgcgcctcctgctcctgatcgACGACATTGAGATGATTGCCAAGGAGTTGATCGAGCAGGCGCACCAGAAGATCTCCAGCACCGAATTGGTGGACCTGTTGGATTTGCTGGTCGCCAAGGATGAGGAATTTCGCAAAATGCTGGAACTTGCGGAGGAGCAGGCAAAAGTGGAGGAGGCGATGGACCAACTGCGCGCCAAGGTCGAGGTGCAC GACCGTGAGATCCAGAAACTGCAAAAGTCGCTAAAGGATGCGGAGCTCATACTGTCCACGGCCATCTTCCAAGCACGTCAGAAACTGGCCAGCATCAATCAGGCCAACAAACGACCGGTTTCCTCCGAGGAGCTCATCAAATACGCACATCGGATTAGTTCTGCCAATGCGGTCAGTGCTCCGCTCACCTGGTGCATAGGTGACCTGCGGCGTCCCTATCCCACGGACATTGAGATGCGCAACGGGCTGCTGGGTAAATCCGAGCAGAACATCAACGGCGGCCCAGTGACCCACCAGAACAGCGGCATGCCCTCGGAGCAGCAGCGAACCCTGTCCGGTAGCGCAggaagtgggagtggcagtggtgCCGGCGGCGAGGTGCCCAATGCCTTCCAGAACCAGTTTAACTGGAATCTCGGAGAGCTGCACATGACCATGGGCGCGTCTGGGAACACAGTGGCCCTGGAGACGCGCGCCCAGGACGATGTGGAGGTCATGTCCACGGatagctccagctccagttccagcGATTCGCAGTAG